From the Penaeus vannamei isolate JL-2024 chromosome 37, ASM4276789v1, whole genome shotgun sequence genome, the window agagagatacagaggagaagaataagaattaagaggagaagagagaataagagaataacagagaaataaataaagaaacacaaacatataaaaggcaaaggaagaatagaaagaaataaaaaaaacgaaaacaaaaaggtAATAAAGGCAAAGAGACACATGAAGGACAGAaataattggagagagagagagagagagagagggaagggagagggaagcaggagagagagagagagagagagagagagagagagagagagagagagagagagagaggaagacagagactcGTATGACATTCCGAGGCGACATCTAGCATCGTATTCCCCCGCGGCGAGTGAAAGACACGAAAAGcgggaaaatagatagacaaaaaaaaaaaaaaaaaaaaaaactgaacgatatattaagatataaagaaaaaaaaagaaagaataaaaaataaaagtctgaacgatatattgagatataaaacagttgaagaaaatgaaaaagtactaAACGATGTGTTAAGATATAAAaacaattgaagaaaaaaaaatgaaaatctgatcgatatattaagatataaaaaagacaatTGAAAGAAAAAGTACCGAACGAAATATATgttaagatataaagaaaaattgaTGTATGAAATAgaaacaattgaaaaaaaaagtactgaacggaagatatgaagaaagatcaaagaaaaatattgaagaaaattaagaaaaagtacTCAACGATATATTCagatataaagagaagaggaagaaatagtgaTAAGATAAATAGAAGGTAAATTGAACGATGAGTTAAGAattagaggaaaatgagaaaaatactgaacgatatattcagatataaaaaaaaaacagaatggtgATGAGATACAGAGATGGTAAATTGAACGATAAAAGAAGATAATTAAATAGAGTAACCGAATAATTGATTTAAAGATTATGTTAATTAGTGTATTTAGATTATTAAGATACTGAAAAAAATCAGCTGATAGATGCAtgtaaataaaacgataataaaatcTAAGAAACTGAACGATACAttttgacaaaaacaaaaacgaaagagaaagaaaaactcgaAAGTGAGCGAAATATTTAGATTAAAAAAAGCATAATACAAAAAGTAGATTTCTTGATGTTTCACCTTACCTTGTGGCacttatgggggggggagggggggagtctcaTTGTGAGGTCTTACGTGTGcgtagcaattgtaataataatgtatatgtgtgtgtgtgtgtgtgtgtgtgtgtgtgtgtgtgtgtgtgtgtgtgtgtgtgtgtgtgtgtgtgtgtgtgtgtgtgtgtgtgtgtgcgtgtgtgtgtgtgtgtgcgtgcttgtgtgtgtgtgtgtgtgtgcgtgcttgtgtgtgtgtgtgtgtgtgtgtgtgtgtgtgtgtgtgtgtgtgtagtacatgCACATTCCGTGGGTACTTACGATTATATAATGAAAAActtgaataaggataataacacagaaaagaaggagagaagatgaggaagaggaaaaaaagaagacaaaacaaaataaaaaataaattatagatAGAATAAATCAAGTTGAAAGGAAAtgtaaagaaggaaataaagatccccctcccctcccccccctttcccatcctccctctcctcctccccttctccctctccccctcctctcctctcctctcacacttctccctctccctctccctcctcccctctccctctctcctcctgccccccctccctcctcccttctccctctccccctccctctccctcctccctctcccccttcccacctcctcaccactcctccccctcccctctccctcctcctctctccctccccctcccctctcccctctcccccctccccctccccagcatcTTCGCCTGCAAGCCGACGCAACGGGACTCGGCGCTCCCAAGAACACGGAGGACGACTTCCCTGTTCTAGGAAAGGGGGTCGAGACACGCCAAGAACACGGGTCGTACTAGGTGGTCGTTGTGGCGGAAGTGGTCGTAGTTGGTGGTTGGTATGTATGGAGAGATACTTGGGGGTCGTTGGAAGTGATCGTACTTGGAGGGGTCGTTGTGGCGGAAGTGGTCGTACTTGGGAGGGTCGTTGTGGCGCAAGTGGTCGTACTTGGGGGGTCGTTGTGGCGGAAGTGGTCGTACTTGGGGGGTCGTTGTGGCGGAAGTGGTCGTacttggggagggggttgttttgtCGGAAGTGGTCGTACTAGGTGGTCGTTGTGTCGGAAGTGGTCGTACTTGCGGAGGGGGTCGTTGTGTCGGAAGTGATCGTACTTGGGGGTCGTTGTGTCGGAAGTGGTCGTACTTGCGGAGGGGGTCGTTGTGTTGGAAGTGGTCGTCCTAGGGGGGTCGTTGTGGCGGGAAATGGTCGTACTTGGGGGGAGGGGTTCGTTGT encodes:
- the LOC138859665 gene encoding uncharacterized protein — encoded protein: MIIKDDLFRTKRSPRTTSPYTPNFKYDHFQHKDPPSTTTSNTRTPQVRPLPTQRPPPQATTFSTQRPPKYDHIRHNDPPKNDHFRQLTTPASTPTSDTTTPKYDHFRHNDPLRQDDHFQHNDPLRKYDHFRHNDPQVRSLPTQRPPPQVRPLPTQRPPSTTTSDKTTPSPSTTTSATTTPQVRPLPPQRPPKYDHLRHNDPPKYDHFRHNDPSKYDHFQRPPSISPYIPTTNYDHFRHNDHLVRPVFLACLDPLS